From the Oceanobacillus kimchii X50 genome, the window AAGAATCGTAAATATATATCCATACAACGAACTACACTTCCCCACGCTAGTATTATCTAGTTCGGGTTATAAGGGTCAGGCATTGCCTTCTCAGCCATAAAAATAGCACCCCTAGTGCGTACGATAGAATATGCAGTTTTGTTTATTGTAGTTTCATCATAAGCAATATTCAATCAAATGTAAACCATTCATTTTATTTTATATTTTTAATTGTTTTAAATACTTGTCTGCCTCTTTTGCGCTCTTTGAATAGCTATTGTTTTTCCAATGATTCCAAATCTCCGACAATGCTAATGCCAGTACTGATAATCCCGTGGCAATTTCTTCATTCGTAAAAGGAATGAGTTGATGGCCAAATATCATAGATACTGTATTAGCAAATACAACGATAAGTATAAACAGGCGGACCCATTTATTATTGATACTTTCTAAAGCTGCTCTCATGGACAATCCCTCCTTAATTAATAAATATGGAGTGCACGTATAAGTTATGATTAAGTTCGGAAAATTTTGTTATAATTGATGTAGTAGATATCGTTATATGAAGAAGGAAAGGAGGATGAAAACTGAAAGGGAAAATTGTATTTTTAAATGGCGTACCACGAGCAGGAAAATCAAGTGTTATAAAAGAACTTCAATCACT encodes:
- a CDS encoding phage holin; protein product: MRAALESINNKWVRLFILIVVFANTVSMIFGHQLIPFTNEEIATGLSVLALALSEIWNHWKNNSYSKSAKEADKYLKQLKI